The Babylonia areolata isolate BAREFJ2019XMU chromosome 17, ASM4173473v1, whole genome shotgun sequence genome has a window encoding:
- the LOC143291604 gene encoding organic cation transporter protein-like, translating to MDVDKAGDRSEMTSPTEVTFDDALKNLGAFGRYQMRVLILMSLLAATAGVQAIFTVFTVATPNFRCAIPGLANDSYSWTGPEHDELLNVSVPWEKGDDDKLERSKCKVYQFRNESAPPSELLPNRSTESCHRWVYDHSVFTSTFTEDENLVCDKKEYHANADMIYMVGLLVGSLLVGLISDRYGRKVALMLSITLHVGCSVGTAFAQSFAAFATLRFFLGLANMGAFMSAYVIGLEMVGDSVRTMAGSVMQMFWPIGLFVLDGVAYGVRDWRHLQLIMSCPTALFLLYFFAVTESPRWLASKGRYDEANAILKRAAEVNGVPPPPRVGDVTITVPASGEDGNEVTKGVKVNDNVKDAEGVKGTESGQSQSPLRMFTNRVTLIRTLIIFVNWVMITMIYYGLSLNVGSIGGDIHLNFFLSALAELLGYVVALVGLDRAGRKAMHCGSMILAGLACLCTMIPVLCDASSKDVIVLVLSNVGKLGASAAFCIIYQFSAELFPTVIRNSMMGASSMMARLGGIVSPYIAQLNVIVGGKLGVALPLVVFGGCGLLAGLLALQLPETLKRPLPATIEDAINIGKKTTKTSTSKEGVVNRGFDQI from the exons GCAGGGGACAGGTCTGAGATGACGTCACCGACGGAAGTGACGTTTGATGACGCACTGAAGAACCTCGGGGCCTTTGGCCGCTACCAAATGAGGGTGTTGATCCTCATGTCTTTGCTGGCTGCGACGGCGGGCGTTCAGGCCATCTTTACTGTCTTCACTGTAGCCACGCCCAACTtcag ATGCGCTATACCCGGACTGGCGAACGACTCGTACTCGTGGACAGGTCCAGAACACGATGAGCTGCTGAACGTGTCAGTTCCCTGGGAGAAGGGTGACGACGACAAACTCGAGAGGAGCAAATGCAAAGTCTACCAGTTCCGGAACGAATCAGCGCCCCCTAGCGAGCTGTTGCCCAACCGCAGCACTGAGTCGTGTCACAGATGGGTCTACGACCATTCTGTGTTCACCAGCACTTTCACTGAAGAT GAAAACCTGGTGTGTGACAAGAAAGAGTACCATGCCAATGCGGACATGATCTACATGGTGGGACTGCTGGTGGGATCTCTCCTTGTGGGACTGATATCCGACAG GTACGGGAGGAAGGTGGCCCTGATGCTGTCCATCACCCTGCACGTGGGCTGTTCTGTTGGAACGGCCTTTGCGCAGTCCTTCGCAGCCTTCGCCACGCTCCGGTTCTTCCTGGGACTGGCGAACATGGGTGCTTTCATGTCAGCCTATGTGATCG GGCTGGAGATGGTGGGGGACTCTGTCCGGACGATGGCCGGATCGGTCATGCAGATGTTCTGGCCTATCGGACTGTTTGTTCTGGATGGCGTGGCTTACGGGGTACGGGACTGGCGACATCTGCAGCTGATCATGTCCTGCCCGACAGCACTGTTCCTCCTCTATTTCTT CGCGGTCACAGAATCCCCTCGCTGGCTAGCATCCAAAGGACGGTATGATGAAGCCAATGCCATTTTGAAGCgt GCAGCTGAAGTCAACGGGGTACCCCCACCTCCCAGAGTCGGTGACGTCACAATCACGGTGCCCGCATCCGGTGAAGACGGGAATGAGGTCACGAAGGGTGTCAAGGTCAATGACAATGTCAAGGACGCAGAGGGTGTCAAGGGCACCGAGAGTGGCCAGTCACAAAGCCCACTGCGCATGTTCACCAATCGTGTCACGCTGATAAGAACCTTGATCATATTCGTCAACTG GGTGATGATTACCATGATCTACTACGGTCTCAGCCTGAACGTGGGCAGCATCGGGGGTGACATCCACCTCAACTTCTTCCTGTCGGCTCTGGCCGAGCTGCTGGGGTACGTGGTGGCGCTGGTGGGGCTGGACCGTGCCGGGAGGAAGGCTATGCACTGTGGGTCCATGATCCTGGCAGGGCTGGCCTGTCTCTGCACCATGATCCCTGTCCTCTGTGACGCCTCGT CCAAGGACGTGATCGTGCTGGTACTGTCGAACGTGGGTAAGCTGGGAGCCTCGGCCGCCTTCTGTATCATTTACCAGTTCTCCGCAGAGCTGTTCCCTACCGTCATCCGCAACTCTATGATGGGAGCCAGCTCCATGATGGCTCGCCTCGGCGGTATCGTCTCCCCCTACATTGCCCAGCTG AACGTGATCGTTGGAGGCAAGCTGGGTGTGGCACTCCCCCTGGTAGTGTTCGGGGGCTGCGGACTGCTGGCAGGACTCCTGGCTCTCCAGCTGCCCGAGACCCTGAAGCGCCCTCTACCGGCCACCATCGAGGACGCCATCAACATTGGCAAGAAG ACCACAAAGACGTCCACCTCAAAAGAAGGTGTCGTGAACAGAGGGTTTGACCAGATATGA